The DNA segment ACGAGAGACTCGACTCCTCTAGACACTCAAAACAAGCCAGTCGCTTTGCGCTCGACTCAAGGCGCGACGTCACAAGCAGGGAGGCTGGTGACGAGCACAGGGAGCACTCGATATGTGAACAGTAATCTGTGGGACAAtattgacgatgatgagatgcAACAAGCGTCTGAGGAAGACGACCAAGAAGCAGTAATGAGCGGCATGGAAGACAGTGTTGCTGCCGAAGATCCGTTTTCACTTGCACTCATGGCTGACCACCGTACTCTGCTGCGATATCACCCCGACCATAGCCAGGCCGTTGCCACGTGGCGCACGTATCTCGAGAATGTGGAGCCGCTCTGCAAAGTGTTGCATACACCGACTGTTGGGAAGCTCATCGAGAGGGGTGCGCTCGACCCCTCAACAGTGACCAAAACCGAGGAGTGCTTGCTGTTTGCGATCTACCACTTTGCGGTATTGTCCATGACAGAGGCTGATTGTCTCAAGCAATGCCAACAGCCGCGTGCGGTATTACTGAAGAGGTATCACTTCTGCGCACGACAAGCTCTTGTGAATGCCAAATTCCTGAAGACCACAGACATGAATATCATGCAGGCATatgttctctttcttctctcctGCAGAACTCACTATGATCCGTCGACATACTGGATCCTCACAGGGGTGGCGGCGCGCATATCTCAACGTATGGGGCTCCATAGGGATGGCGAAGCGGCTGGCTTGCCGCCATTCGAAGTCCAGATGAGACGTAGGCTATTCTACCAAGTGGTGCCTCTGGACGGCATGTCAAGTCGGGAATCGGGCGTGAGCGACGCATCAACACCAGATCATTTCGATACGCTGCCGCCTCTCAACGTCAATGACGATCAGATCTGGCCCGGAATGACAACAAAACCAGTGTCCCAAAAAGGCGCCACAGAAATGGTATTCTGCCTCTCACGTTCCTATATTGGAAGGGCTTTCGCTGCCAGCAAGCAACtgaaagatgatgatgaggcgcAGAAAATGATCTCTCGTACTGAGGACGAAGTGGAAGATCTGTATCTGCGCTATTGCGAGTTCGCTAATCCTCTTCACCTGCTCACCAACTTGGCAACTAGGTCGGCGTTGAATGCCATGCGATTACGAGTGCGACTACCACGACTAAATGAAAGACCAGACACCGATGATAGCCGGAGGGAGAGACTGCGACTATCGTGCAAGATCCTCGACACTGACGCGGCAGCTCATACTCACTCAACGTTGCGAAAGTACATGTGGTACATTGGACCTCTATTCGCTTGGGTAAGGCGTTTCATTTTACGTGTCTGATTTATGACTGACGAGCGAAATTCGTAGGGCACCTGGGACGCCTTGATATCGATTGTGACTGCTCTCCAGAGACCCGACTCGCTCTCTCGCACCGAGACTGATGACATGTGGGAGAAGGTCGAACAGCTCTATTCTAACCACATGGATCTAATGATCAAGTCTAAAAGCGCTTTACAAGTTGCCATTGGGCGCCTGGCCCTCAAAGCATGGGACGCGAATCCTCCATCGAAGCAAACACCGCAGCCCGAATTCATCGTTGCATTGCGCGCATCACGAAGATTTCAGTATCTGGCCAAACGCGCCATGGCTGGACCAGTCGAAGGGGCGACGTTTGACGAGGTTTCATTGAAGCAACAGCCTTCTGTGCTGTTCGATGCCAACGCAACAAAGCCCGGCGACTCTCCAGATCTCGACTTTGATTTTGACTACGGAAATCTCCTTGACGATAGTGCACCGGACTGGGTGTTCTGGGATAACCTGATCAAAGATTTCCAGTCACAAGGAGCACAGAACTAGCATCAGATCTTCATTCAGTGCACGTCGCAGGATCACACTCGACCAGTACAGCCTTCTCGATGGCGAGCGGCGGCTGTGTGTAATATCGTTCATCTATGCCGGATGATAATGTCGAAGTTCGCCTCGGCGTTAAGAGAGCATACCGGCCCGGATCCAGCCCTAAGTCTATTGGACTGATCCCTGCCATCTCATTCCCGCTATAAGCCGACTCCGCTGTCGAACCGAGGACCCGGTTCTGCCTTCTGGTCTAGTCTACAGATCGTTTCCAGGAGGCGTGCTGTAGGCTAGCTTTCAATTTTGACGCACCGCCTCTTTTACGACAACGACTTTCGCAAGATACACACAGCGTGTGTGATGTGCTTCATCAGATATCTGTAAACCGAGGAGCAATAGAGTTATTGGTCTAAGTCGCATGCTCGCAGACGTACTATCGAAAAACAGCAACTGCAAAAGAGCACACTGTTCTTAGCCGCATGGTGCCATCTTCGGGACCACGAATACCGATATGACACAACAGGCTTGACATGTGGCCATGCCCCATGGGTTCACTTAATACACAAGGACTTAGCGACATTTGGCTAGGGCTGATCTATTCAGGCAAAGACTAGACCATAGGGCCATAGCCTTTCGATATGCCCCGTGGACATCAAAAGCGGTCACGACACCCTTTGAGGATCCTTTCCGACTTCACCTGCATTCTCCACCACATACCAACTTCAGTCACTCCTTCGGCACGCCAATTGCTCACTATGGCACCACGCTCGCTTCTCCTTGCGGCTCTGTCCGCCTCGACCTCCTTCCTCGCGCAAGCCGCCCCAGCCGCACGCAGACAGGAAGATAACCTTGCTCGTGACCTCGCCACTTTGAAGGCTTTCGCGGAAACCATTACCGAAGACCCGCAAAACATCAAGGCCAACTGGACTGCAGCCGGAGACGATGTCTGCCAGTGGGCTGGTGTGACTTGCGCTGAGCGTCCAGATGGAgtccttgctgttgctggtatTGGTAGGTAGTTGCTCTAAAGATCTGGCAGTGCCAGCAGAAGCCACAGTGGATGTTAACAAAATCGCACGTGCAGACTTCAACAACTACGAATTCGGCCCGGCCCTGCGAGCAGACCTCATCCTCGACAAGCTCTTGGATATCACATTCTTCCACGGTAAGGGTCATTCTACAGGACCAGCTTTCAGTCACAGATGAGCGATGCTGATAACACAAAAGCGAACTCCAACTCCTTCACTGGAACACTTCCAGATGTCTCGGCTCTGAAGTACCTGTACGAGGTCGATTTCTCCAACAACCGCCTGTCTGGAATGTTCCCGTTGGAGATTCTCAATGCTCCGCTGACATTCTTGGATCTGAGATTCAACGTATGTTGCAGTTCTCCTCCAAGCTCGCAGCACAAAAGGCGCTGCGAAAGAGACAAAAACTTATCGCGATATCGAGCTGACTTGACATTCAGAACTTCATCCGCGAGCTGCCAGAGAAGCTTTTCCAGATGACTGACCTCACAGTTATTTTCCTGAACGTGAGTTTGCCTACTGCTGTGCAAGATTCCCGAGCCGGCGCGGACTGCTAACATAACCAACAGAACAATGCCTTCTCCGGCCCAATCCCAGACATTGGCCCAACCTTCAACACCTCGTACATTACTCTCGCCGTAAGTCGTCGCATCGTCTCTACTTCAGCTAGCCTCTCAAGCTAACATGTCCCACTTCAACAGAACAACAACCTCACCGGACCCATCCCAGACTCCTGGGCCAACAACCAAGCTCTTACTGAGCTCCTCATCGCGAACAACACCGAGATTACCGGCGTCATCCCTGACAAGCTTTGCGCGCTGCCAAACGTCACGCTTATTGATGTCAGCGGAAACAGCGGCATGACCGGTCGTCTTGGACCCAAGTGCAGACAGTATGCGAAGGAGGCGGACAGAGATGCCAAGAACCCACCAAAGGACAACTCGACCATTGCGAGAATCTTCAACATTGAGGGTACTGGATTGACGCTTTAGATGTAGGTCCCCGGGTAAGGTGATTGCTCAGGATGCTGAGACCAATTCAAAATAAACGAAAAAGAGGAACACAAAGAGGACCAGCACCGGAAGGCCGTGCCCTTCGAATATACATCGACCACAAGAATTCCATTTGCGACCTCAGTCGACTCTATTGTGCGTCTATCTTTCTATCATGTCACGTGTAATGCCGTGGCATCTACATTTCTCAGCGCTCATATCATGCCATATCATGTCATGCCTTTACCACACCCAGCTCACCCAATGCTTTCATCGGCCCATACTTCTGCCAGGCCTCATACTGCTCCTCACTCCACGTATACACCAAACCAATCATTCCAGCCGCATTTCCCGCAATCACAGTATCCTTCCCCTCTACGTTTACCCAAGCCTTCGTCCTTGGGATGACAACTAAATGCGTTCTCGTCAGGAGCACATTATGAGGTGGTACTTTTCCGTCTTCAATCCGCAAGTTCAGCGACTCTCTCAGCTTGACATAGAGCTCGTCAAGACTCTTTCCATCTATCCTTCTGTCGTCTCTGTCAAGTCTCAGAGCACCATGCTCAAACGGCGCACCCGCCACCTTCTCAATCTCCCCTTCCCCATCACTTCTCAATAGCGAGAAGAAATTCTTCCTCCCATGCTTCGCTCCCAAAGGCTGTGGTATACACTGCAAATGCTTATGCCCCACAGAACTCCCCGATTCAACACCACAATTGAATATCACCATATacttctcatcatcaccatcgccaCCGTTTGCTCGTAACCTCGTCAAAACTTCCCATCCAGCATCGAAATCACCAGCATTCAATGCATCGCTTTGCGGCTGGTATTCGTTCGTCGGTAAAACAAATTGCGGACGAACAACGCAGAATTTGTTCAATATGAGTTTGTGATCTTTGCCAATTGGTCCTAGAGTCCAATCGCCTTCGCTAGCTGGAAAAGCGTTTTTGGTGGGAGTCTTTTGTTTCGTATCGATGGGTTTCTTTTGGAGACTTGTTGCGATGCGGAATTCGAACTGTTGATCATCAGTACCACAGCAGTGTTTTGTGGGGGCTCGATGTCATGAATGGGAAGCTATTTTGTCCAAAGGATGAACGAAGACATCCACTTACGTCAAAAGGCTCACTGGTAATGTGTCGAGGTTGGGTTTCGTTCCAGAGGAGTTCGCCTTTGGCAAGTAAGCGGTCGAATTGTTGGAGTGCTTGACTTTCGAGGTCGGTGGAGCCCATATTTGTTGTCTTGCACGAATTGGGAAAGAAGAAGTGGATGACGATTGTTGTTGGGATATTGCAAGGAAAGTCGCGGAGCTCGTCCCGAGGCTCTTGCCGCGACGCGAGGCGGGATGGCTGGCTCAACTGACGCGTCGAGATCACAGCAGGTTGTTACATGTACTTCATCAACTTCATCTCGTACACGGAATTcccatcgcagctgcgactCTGCGTGGTGATCTGAGCATGCGAGCGGGGACTAACGTCCGTGTATTCCTCAGGACACTGTCGGAAGAGAGCCGCACAAGATACTGGCTTCGCAGGAACAAGACCCGGATGCATGGAGTGTAACTGATCAACAAAATGTGTCCGGAAAGAGGTCATAGTAGCTGTGCGTAGCGCTAATGGCATCACTCAGGACAGCTATGCCGAACGCGACGATCACGGTGATGTATGAATGTCTGTGTCACATCCCAGAAATTCTAGGCATCCTCACTCGTCTCTGGCTcatctcatcatctcctTGCCCGGTCCGGGATTGCAGCAGCACCGTCAGAGCCACGCTTGTCATAGCGTCCACTAGGCACGCAAAAACTAGTTGTCTGCGGGACAAAGCTGTCATATATTCTCGAGCCACGTCTAGCAAGAGAAGTGAGCAGTCTTCGGTGGAGCTAGGGCGGGCTCACAGGCAGGCTCTCATGAACAGCATGAGACGAAGCCAGATGCGTAGCAGCCGTGGTCGACAGTCCACATGGCAAGTACCGCGGAATAGGGAAGAGCGAGCCAAAGTGAAGCGAACGAGCAAGTCAACCTGTTGCATCCAGTCCATCGTTGCACAAAGACTGCACGACTTCTGCGTTATTGAAAATTCCATCAGCGGCAACGACCATGGCAAGAACCAAAATATTCCTGACCCATCTCTGTTGAGCCAGTATCATTACGTCGTATATCGTGGAAACACCTCGCTGCCTAGTGCTGGGCCACCTGATCACAGCTTGTGCTGTTCGCCCTCAGTGCCCGTCACAGTGGTCAGCACCCGGTTGCCAATCGCCTATCACGAAACTTCCCAAGAATGTTCCACCGAGTATCGCCAGAAAGTAGCCGACATTCATTGTCATGACAGCCAACATCCTGCGAATAGACAGATTAGACATGGTCAACACTTCACAGTTGTAGGAGTACTCACAGAAGATAGCTCACGCCGGCCAGCACAGTATCGAGCAACGCCCGCGCCAACGCCTCATTGATGTTCCAGGGCCTCCTACTCGCGAACCCATAGAGCAACAATtttccatcatcgccgccagcTTCCGAACGCAGGATGTCCGTGTCTCGTCGATGCGCCCACAAGGCGAGCAGAGCGGGGAAATTGGATCGGAGAGCCACAATACCGCGGAAGATGGCAGCGAgtgcgatgaggaagatgcaGGTTCCGACATATTGTCCTGAGGTCGAGGGTTGCCAGGTGTTGGAATACagagcggtggtggtgctggtgaaGAAGGTCATGAGCATGTGGTCCATGCCCATCATTGTCATCCCGGAGTCGGTGCTGTTGCCGTCCATGGAGCCATGCATGCTGTGGTCCATGGTGGGCGGTGTTGAGGTGGTCGGTTGCAAGAATGTCTTTGTTCAGTCGCAGGTCGGGACCACTTTCTCGGACGTGTCGTGGTGTTGGACTCTTGCGTACTTGTTGATTACTTCACAGCTCTTTTCGACCACCTGCGAGGTCTCTGGTTGCTTTCTGGCCGCCCCAAAATTTGCGTTCCGCGTATTGTAATGTGGCCTCGTCGGAGTCCGGCGATCCTGGCCACTTGAACAACGAGTGCAGTCAAGAACTTGCTCAAACTGGGGCCAGAACAAAGGAATGTTGAGCTGCACTCAAACGTGCTCTCTCTTGCTCATCACGAGACAAAAACACCCACGGAATGTCATCTCTTCCCACGCGCTGCTGATTGCAGAAGGTGCTTTGGGCCGCGTGGCAAGAAGCGCATGGCAAAGCCCGCAAACTTGCTCAGACCAAGCACACCAGAATCCTTGCCAATGTCGCTCAATTGCCCAAAACAGCACAAACCACCAGCAACTCCCACTGCGACTGGACACGAACGAGGGCGAATCCGCAACTTTACGCTTGTGAATTGCATCCCACGCGGCGGCCGAGAGCCGACAAAGCGTTCGTTAGTGGTCTCGACAAGAACATCGGCGCATCGCCAATATGAGCACTTTTCCCGTGCCACTTGAGTGCATTTGAGACGTGAGCACGTTGGAGCGCATTGATGAGACTGCTTTGCTTTGCGTCTGACGGGCCCGACACAGAGGGGCTGTGATTCTGCTGACCTTTCCATCGCAACTTCATCCACCGATACACCGGAGTGTCGGACGACGGATGCACACAATACCACGTGTCTGGCAACACAAGATCTGAGCTGGACGCAGCACCAACCTCACCATGGCGCACTCGCACAGCCATAGCATGTCTATGGAGCCATGGCTCACCCAACCTGTCATGCTGCACTCCTCGCGAGCCTACGAGTGCTCGTTGAACCTCACCGAGCAATGCGAGTATCAAGTCGGTTACTGGAGATTCTGGTATGAGCTGGACCACCGCTACGCTTTACCGACAGTGGCACTCTTCCTGTCAAcaatcatcctcttctcgatTCCGTTCCTCTTCGCCAACCTCCTACCCCGAGCGCGATCACGATCGGGAGCAGGAGGCAAGCTACTCGCTCTCAGTCGATATGCAAGCTACAAGTCGTTCCGCATCGGCAAGCTAAACTGGAACTCGGCGCCCATAGGTGTGCTCTTTCTGGGCGCAGTAGGCACgatattcttcttcgccatgacGCTGGGTCCAAGACCATACTACTGGCCGAACGAGAAGGACCCCGAGACAGGAAAGGTTACGCTGTCGTTCGGCAACTCGCCCCCCATCGCTTCACGAACCGGCTGGATGTCGCTTGCTTGTCTGCCTTTCATTATCGCGACCtcgagcaagagcaacatGATCACAGGGCTGACAGGCGTGTCGCATGAGAAACTTCAAGTCTTCCATCGATGGATCAGTTACGCCTGCTTCGTGCTTGCTCTGATTCACACATTCCCGTTCATCGTTTTTCGGGCTTGGAGAGGAGACTTGAGCACACAAGCGAGGACCACAATATACTACTGGACTGGTATCATCGCGTTGATTTCACAGGTTCGTATCAAGCGTCCACGAAATGACTGTGCTCTAAGCTAATCTCTGCATACAGGCCTGGCTGACATTCGCCTCCTTTTCACCACTTCGCAACTACTCGTACGAGTTCTTCAAGTTCTCCCACTTCGCCGCCGcactcatcttcgtcgtattcttcttcctccactgCAACTTCCGACTCTCCTCATGGGACTACTTCATCGCCACAGCCGTTATCTTCACTCTTACATTCCTCCACTCACAATTACGCATCTACTTCCAGCATGGAATCAAACAAGCGACAATCGTTCTTGAGTCGAACGGGTTCGTGAAGATCACTATCCCAACACAAACGACATGGCGCGCCGGACAGCATTACTTTGTGCGATTCCTCGGTATGGGCCCCGGAGTGGCTGCAACAAGTCACCCCTTCAGTGCAGGCTCTTTGCCAACCAAGGCGCATTTCTACGAAGCCGCACAGAGCGAACTCGTCTTCTACATTAGAGCTCAAGGAGGCCTTACTGCTCGCTTGGCCAAGCATGCCGAGAAGTCGCCCAATGCGAAGATGTCGGTCATGCTAGACGGTCCTTACGGAGGTATCGACATGCCCAAACTTGCATCTTGCAGAAAGTCTTTGGCTTTTGCTGGTGGGTCCGGAGCGGGGTGGCTGCTACCTCTCGTCGAAGCCTTCTTGAGAAGAAGGGATTGCGTCTCTGCGGGATGTGAACCAGAGAATGGAAAGATGGGAGAGATCTGCGGCACTGAAGGTCCGGAGATGAGAGTTGTACTAGCAACACGAGACATTGCGACAAGGAATTGGTTTGAAGAGAAGATTGAGGAGTTGTTAAACAAAAGCCTGCTCGGATGCTGTCCGACAGGGCTGAGGGTGGAGATTTACTACacaggcgaggaggaagacagACTCCAAAGCGGCCAGAAGAGCACAGCACACGCGAGTGGGATACAGCGACTAGATGGGCAAGACCCAGAGAAGGGAACCGATGCGGAGATCTCCTTCCAGCAACACCAGACTTCATCTACATCGAACTCGTCGGATTCAGAAagcgagaagggcaagactGGCAGTCTTCTTTCTCCATTCGACTTCTCTTCCCGGCCGAATCTTCCCAAGGTCATCGCCGAGGAGGCGGAGAAAGATGCTTCGAGTATGGGCGTCTTCTGCTGCGGACCGCTAAGTATGCAAAGCGATGTGGCGAATGCTGTCGCAAGGGAACAGTTGAAGATATTGTCGGGCGGGAAGAAGGCACAGAAATCGAGAGGTGGAGATGTGTATTTGCATATGGAGCATTTCTCGTGGGCCTGAAATATTCAGACAGAAAAGAGACAGTAGATATTTGACAGAACCAAGAACTCGATCCAAATATATCTTGCACAAACTTGAAAGTTCTCGAGCTACTCCAAGTGTTTTGATAGCTTTACTGCAACCGATTCCTGGGCAGCAGTGCCTAGTCATTGACTCTGAGACCACACACTCAACGCTTGTTGTCGAAAGTATCCAGAGCTTCCGCGTGCCGATACTCTAAATCATCGAGAGCCGATTCATGCTCATCGACCAAAGCATTGAGGCCGGCCGTGTGCTTGCCGTCCAAAGTCTTGAGCGCCACCTCATGCTTGTCGGCCAGAGTTTTGAGCTCCATCTTATGCTTGTCGGCCAAAGCACAAGCCCCACCTCATGAGTGTCTTCCAAAACAGCGATAGCCCCTTCCTGCTGGCGTTTCAGCTTCGCCTTCTGCGCCGCAAAGTTCGCAACCATCTCTGCGCGTTGTCGACGTCGCTCCTCCATCCTCTTGGCCTCCCTGTCTGCCAGGAGCTTCCCGATAAACTTGGGTCGACTGGCTTGCTTACGGTCCCACCACTCTGTCTGAGTTTGAACGTCGACATATTTCGGGTTGGCTGGCTGCATGGGCAGATCCTGTTGAGGCTTGCTCGTAACCTTAAGTCTCGGGTCGTTCGATGGTAACTTGTAGAGACTAGGATCTGGTCGTGCTACTAGAGCATCCCTCTGTGCCTGCCATTGCGCATTCTGAAGGTGAAGCTCCTCAATCATCAACTCCACTTCAGCGAGTTGCTGTCTTTGAGCCTCTACAAGTTTAAGTTTTGCTTGAAGGGTGTTCTCTAGTTCGGCGCGCCTTGAC comes from the Cercospora beticola chromosome 4, complete sequence genome and includes:
- a CDS encoding uncharacterized protein (antiSMASH:Cluster_8) codes for the protein MDHSMHGSMDGNSTDSGMTMMGMDHMLMTFFTSTTTALYSNTWQPSTSGQYVGTCIFLIALAAIFRGIVALRSNFPALLALWAHRRDTDILRSEAGGDDGKLLLYGFASRRPWNINEALARALLDTVLAGVSYLLMLAVMTMNVGYFLAILGGTFLGSFVIGDWQPGADHCDGH
- a CDS encoding uncharacterized protein (antiSMASH:Cluster_8) — encoded protein: MGSTDLESQALQQFDRLLAKGELLWNETQPRHITSEPFDFEFRIATSLQKKPIDTKQKTPTKNAFPASEGDWTLGPIGKDHKLILNKFCVVRPQFVLPTNEYQPQSDALNAGDFDAGWEVLTRLRANGGDGDDEKYMVIFNCGVESGSSVGHKHLQCIPQPLGAKHGRKNFFSLLRSDGEGEIEKVAGAPFEHGALRLDRDDRRIDGKSLDELYVKLRESLNLRIEDGKVPPHNVLLTRTHLVVIPRTKAWVNVEGKDTVIAGNAAGMIGLVYTWSEEQYEAWQKYGPMKALGELGVVKA
- a CDS encoding uncharacterized protein (antiSMASH:Cluster_8); this encodes MAPRRNPDNLTEPRKRSHVDADNEELPLPKKEKLADLVVNGVKLITLEQAKSRRAELENTLQAKLKLVEAQRQQLAEVELMIEELHLQNAQWQAQRDALVARPDPSLYKLPSNDPRLKVTSKPQQDLPMQPANPKYVDVQTQTEWWDRKQASRPKFIGKLLADREAKRMEERRRQRAEMVANFAAQKAKLKRQQEGAIAVLEDTHEHEVALKTLDGKHTAGLNALVDEHESALDDLEYRHAEALDTFDNKR
- a CDS encoding uncharacterized protein (antiSMASH:Cluster_8) translates to MAHSHSHSMSMEPWLTQPVMLHSSRAYECSLNLTEQCEYQVGYWRFWYELDHRYALPTVALFLSTIILFSIPFLFANLLPRARSRSGAGGKLLALSRYASYKSFRIGKLNWNSAPIGVLFLGAVGTIFFFAMTLGPRPYYWPNEKDPETGKVTLSFGNSPPIASRTGWMSLACLPFIIATSSKSNMITGLTGVSHEKLQVFHRWISYACFVLALIHTFPFIVFRAWRGDLSTQARTTIYYWTGIIALISQAWLTFASFSPLRNYSYEFFKFSHFAAALIFVVFFFLHCNFRLSSWDYFIATAVIFTLTFLHSQLRIYFQHGIKQATIVLESNGFVKITIPTQTTWRAGQHYFVRFLGMGPGVAATSHPFSAGSLPTKAHFYEAAQSELVFYIRAQGGLTARLAKHAEKSPNAKMSVMLDGPYGGIDMPKLASCRKSLAFAGGSGAGWLLPLVEAFLRRRDCVSAGCEPENGKMGEICGTEGPEMRVVLATRDIATRNWFEEKIEELLNKSLLGCCPTGLRVEIYYTGEEEDRLQSGQKSTAHASGIQRLDGQDPEKGTDAEISFQQHQTSSTSNSSDSESEKGKTGSLLSPFDFSSRPNLPKVIAEEAEKDASSMGVFCCGPLSMQSDVANAVAREQLKILSGGKKAQKSRGGDVYLHMEHFSWA